One segment of Streptomyces bathyalis DNA contains the following:
- the zwf gene encoding glucose-6-phosphate dehydrogenase produces the protein MTDAANPLRDALDRRLPRIAGPSGLVIFGVTGDLSRKKLMPAVYDLANRGLLPPGFSLVGFARRDWEHEDFAQVVHESVKEHARTPFREEVWEQLSQGMRFVPGVFDDDEAFRTLKSTIEELDKSRGTGGNFAFYLSVPPKFFPTVVSQLKKHGLSESGEGSWRRAVIEKPFGRDLPSAQQLNAIVHDVFHPEQVFRIDHYLGKETVQNILALRFANTMFEPLWNRSYVDHVQITMAEDIGIGGRAGYYDGIGSARDVIQNHLLQLLALTAMEEPASFGAKALLTEKLKVLNAVRLPNDLGKHTVRGQYTAGWQGGLKVKGYLEEDGIDPKSKTDTFAAMRLEIDNRRWAGVPFYLRTGKRLGRRVTEIAVVFQRAPHSPFDATDTQELGQNALVIRVQPDEGITIRFGSKVPGTQMEIRDVTMDFAYGESFTESSPEAYERLLLDVLLGDANLFPRHQEVERSWEILDPVEHYWEKHGRPEQYAAGTWGPQGADQMLARDGRSWRRP, from the coding sequence TTGACCGACGCAGCCAATCCGCTGCGTGACGCACTGGACCGGCGGCTCCCGCGCATCGCGGGACCGTCCGGGCTGGTCATTTTCGGCGTCACGGGTGATTTGTCACGTAAAAAGCTGATGCCTGCCGTTTACGACCTCGCGAACCGTGGTCTGCTCCCGCCGGGCTTCTCCCTCGTCGGCTTCGCCCGCCGGGACTGGGAGCACGAGGACTTCGCGCAGGTCGTGCACGAGTCCGTCAAGGAGCACGCGCGAACGCCCTTCCGCGAGGAGGTCTGGGAGCAGCTCTCGCAAGGCATGCGCTTCGTGCCGGGCGTCTTCGACGACGACGAGGCGTTCCGCACCCTCAAGTCGACGATCGAGGAGCTGGACAAGTCCCGTGGCACGGGAGGCAACTTCGCCTTCTACCTCTCGGTGCCGCCGAAGTTCTTCCCCACCGTGGTCTCGCAGCTGAAGAAGCACGGGCTCTCGGAGAGCGGCGAGGGCTCGTGGCGTCGCGCCGTCATCGAGAAGCCCTTCGGACGCGATCTGCCCAGCGCCCAGCAGCTGAATGCGATCGTGCACGACGTCTTCCACCCCGAACAGGTCTTCCGCATCGACCACTACCTGGGCAAGGAGACCGTCCAGAACATCCTGGCGCTGCGCTTCGCCAACACGATGTTCGAGCCGCTGTGGAACCGCAGTTACGTCGACCATGTGCAGATCACCATGGCCGAGGACATCGGCATCGGCGGACGCGCCGGCTACTACGACGGCATCGGCTCCGCCCGCGACGTGATCCAGAACCACCTGCTCCAGCTGCTGGCCCTCACGGCCATGGAGGAGCCCGCCTCCTTCGGCGCCAAGGCCCTGCTCACCGAGAAGCTCAAGGTGCTCAACGCGGTGCGGCTGCCGAACGATCTCGGCAAGCACACGGTGCGCGGCCAGTACACGGCCGGCTGGCAGGGCGGCCTGAAGGTGAAGGGCTACCTGGAGGAAGACGGCATCGACCCGAAGTCGAAGACCGACACCTTCGCGGCCATGCGCCTGGAGATCGACAACCGCCGCTGGGCCGGAGTGCCCTTCTATCTGCGTACGGGCAAGCGCCTGGGCCGGCGCGTCACCGAGATCGCGGTCGTCTTCCAGCGCGCGCCGCACTCCCCCTTCGACGCGACCGACACCCAGGAACTCGGCCAGAACGCCCTCGTCATCCGCGTACAGCCGGACGAGGGCATCACCATCCGGTTCGGTTCGAAGGTGCCCGGCACGCAGATGGAGATCCGCGACGTGACGATGGACTTCGCGTACGGCGAGTCCTTCACCGAGTCCAGCCCGGAGGCGTACGAACGCCTGCTGCTCGATGTCCTGCTCGGCGACGCGAATCTCTTCCCCAGGCACCAGGAGGTCGAGCGGTCGTGGGAGATCCTCGACCCCGTCGAGCACTACTGGGAGAAGCACGGCAGGCCCGAGCAGTACGCGGCCGGCACCTGGGGTCCCCAGGGAGCCGACCAGATGCTCGCACGCGACGGACGGAGCTGGCGCCGGCCATGA
- a CDS encoding VOC family protein, giving the protein MINGGHVIIYSRDAEADRAFFRDVLEYRHVDAGGGWLIFKLPPAEIAVHPADGPGAHEFYFMCDDVDATVAELTAKGVEFTQPVTDAGWGRLTRFRLPGGGEVGMYEPRHERPTEL; this is encoded by the coding sequence ATGATCAATGGTGGGCACGTCATCATCTACAGCCGCGACGCCGAGGCCGACCGCGCCTTCTTCCGCGACGTCCTGGAATACCGGCACGTGGACGCCGGGGGCGGCTGGCTGATCTTCAAGCTGCCTCCCGCGGAGATCGCCGTACATCCCGCCGACGGCCCCGGTGCGCACGAGTTCTACTTCATGTGCGACGACGTCGACGCGACCGTGGCCGAACTCACGGCCAAGGGCGTCGAGTTCACACAGCCGGTCACCGACGCCGGCTGGGGGCGCCTCACGAGGTTCCGGCTGCCGGGAGGAGGCGAGGTGGGGATGTACGAGCCGAGGCACGAGCGGCCCACGGAGCTCTGA
- a CDS encoding heme o synthase, translating into MTAVGSRPAGVLETSTVDRSFSARLKAYVALTKPRIIELLLITTIPVMFLAAQGVPDLLLVLTTCVGGYLSAGGANALNMYVDRDIDALMHRTENRPLVTGVLTPREGLVFGLSLAVVSTLWFGLLVNWLSAALSLGALLFYVLLYTMVLKRRTSQNIVWGGIAGCMPVLIGWSSVTNEVSWAAVILFLVMFFWTPPHYWPLSMKVREDYARVGVPMLPVVATNRVVARQIVLYSWVMVAVSLLLWPLGYVGWFYTGVALVSGGWWLWEAHALLARAKSGATGAKLKEMRLFHWSITYVSLLFVAVAIDPFLR; encoded by the coding sequence GTGACGGCCGTCGGATCCCGTCCTGCGGGGGTGCTCGAGACCAGCACCGTGGACCGGTCGTTCTCTGCCCGGCTCAAGGCGTACGTCGCGCTGACCAAGCCCCGCATCATCGAACTGCTGCTCATCACCACGATTCCGGTGATGTTCCTCGCCGCCCAGGGTGTGCCGGACCTCTTGCTCGTGCTGACCACGTGCGTCGGCGGCTACCTGTCCGCCGGCGGCGCCAACGCGCTGAACATGTACGTCGACCGTGACATCGACGCGCTGATGCACCGCACCGAGAACCGCCCCCTCGTGACGGGCGTCCTCACTCCGCGCGAGGGCCTCGTCTTCGGGCTGAGCCTGGCGGTCGTCTCCACGCTGTGGTTCGGACTGCTCGTCAACTGGCTCTCGGCGGCGCTCTCCCTGGGCGCGCTGCTCTTCTACGTGCTCCTCTACACGATGGTGCTCAAGCGGCGCACCTCACAGAACATCGTGTGGGGCGGCATCGCGGGCTGCATGCCGGTCCTGATCGGCTGGTCCTCGGTGACGAACGAGGTCAGCTGGGCAGCCGTCATCCTCTTCCTCGTCATGTTCTTCTGGACGCCACCGCACTACTGGCCGCTGTCGATGAAGGTGCGCGAGGACTACGCGCGCGTCGGCGTGCCGATGCTCCCGGTCGTCGCGACGAACAGAGTGGTCGCCCGCCAGATCGTGCTCTACAGCTGGGTGATGGTCGCGGTCTCGCTGCTGCTGTGGCCGCTGGGTTACGTCGGCTGGTTCTACACCGGAGTCGCCCTGGTCTCCGGCGGCTGGTGGCTCTGGGAGGCGCACGCGCTGCTGGCGCGCGCCAAGTCCGGGGCGACGGGCGCGAAGCTGAAGGAGATGCGCCTCTTCCACTGGTCGATCACATATGTCTCGCTGCTCTTCGTAGCGGTCGCGATCGATCCGTTCCTTCGCTGA
- the tal gene encoding transaldolase — MTDALKRLSDEGVAIWLDDLSRHRITSGNLGELIDEQHVVGVTTNPTIFQKAISSDDKYDQQVSDLASRGVTVEEALRMITTADVRDAADVLRPVFDATGGKDGRVSIEVDPRLAHKTKPTVAEARQLAWLVDRPNTFIKIPATKAGLPAITETIGKGISVNVTLIFSLERYREVMDAFQAGLEKAKALGMDLSTIHSVASFFVSRVDTEIDKRLDAVGTEEAKELKGKAAIANARLAYQAYEQVFGPADGSSEPPERWKALERAGANSQRPLWASTGVKDPTLPDTLYVAELVAPNTVNTMPEATLKAADDHGEITGDTVRTSYADAQAVLDAVAAQGISYDDVVQVLEDEGLEKFEASWNELLSSTEAELKRLTPKEA, encoded by the coding sequence ATGACAGACGCTCTCAAGCGCCTCTCCGACGAAGGCGTCGCGATCTGGCTGGATGACCTGTCCCGTCACCGGATCACGTCGGGCAACCTGGGCGAACTCATCGACGAGCAGCACGTGGTGGGCGTCACGACGAACCCGACGATCTTCCAGAAGGCCATCTCTTCCGACGACAAGTACGACCAGCAGGTCTCCGACCTCGCCTCGCGCGGCGTCACGGTCGAGGAGGCGCTGCGCATGATCACCACCGCCGATGTGCGGGACGCCGCGGACGTGCTGCGTCCGGTCTTCGACGCCACCGGCGGCAAGGACGGCCGGGTCTCCATCGAGGTCGACCCGCGCCTGGCGCACAAGACGAAGCCGACCGTCGCCGAGGCGCGTCAGCTGGCCTGGCTGGTGGACCGCCCCAACACCTTCATCAAGATCCCGGCGACAAAGGCCGGCCTGCCCGCCATCACCGAGACCATCGGCAAGGGCATCAGCGTCAACGTCACGCTGATCTTCTCGCTGGAGCGGTACCGCGAGGTCATGGACGCCTTCCAGGCGGGCCTGGAGAAGGCCAAGGCTCTGGGCATGGACCTCTCGACGATCCACTCCGTCGCGTCCTTCTTCGTCTCCCGCGTGGACACGGAGATCGACAAGCGTCTGGACGCCGTCGGCACCGAGGAGGCCAAGGAGCTCAAAGGCAAGGCCGCCATCGCCAACGCCCGCCTCGCCTATCAGGCTTACGAGCAGGTCTTCGGCCCGGCCGACGGCTCCTCCGAACCGCCGGAGCGCTGGAAGGCCCTGGAGCGCGCCGGCGCCAACAGCCAGCGCCCGCTGTGGGCCTCGACGGGCGTGAAGGACCCGACGCTCCCGGACACCCTCTACGTCGCGGAACTCGTCGCCCCGAACACGGTCAACACCATGCCGGAGGCCACCTTGAAGGCCGCCGACGACCACGGCGAGATCACCGGCGACACCGTGCGCACGAGCTACGCGGACGCCCAGGCGGTCCTCGACGCCGTCGCCGCTCAGGGCATCTCCTACGACGACGTCGTGCAGGTCCTGGAGGACGAAGGCCTCGAGAAGTTCGAGGCGTCCTGGAACGAACTGCTGTCTTCCACCGAGGCGGAACTCAAGCGCCTCACGCCGAAGGAGGCGTAA
- a CDS encoding COX15/CtaA family protein, translating to MSAVHLVPNLFELVRNPIAYISKRWTPAPATVRRAALSALVMSVVIIVTGGAVRLTSSGLGCDTWPKCSSDSLYATAEMGVHGAIEFGNRMLTYVLSAAVGWAIVATRAAKPRRRGLSRLAWSQFWLVMGNAVIGGVTVLTGLNPYTVAGHFLLATGLLTVATLTWLRAGEGDTDPRPLAGITVRKLVRALTVTAALLVAAGTVVTGSGPHAGDSSKVPRMPVDPETATQVHAALAWIVVALTLAVWLLLRAFDAPSGPRRRTREFLTVLLAQGVIGYVQYFTDLPEVLVGLHLLGAALVWIAALRLLLSLRERGLPPGVTDVARATDGTENRSIEAPTRAAVARIPGPAAADDEPDRTATVTEPR from the coding sequence ATGTCTGCCGTGCATCTCGTGCCGAACCTGTTCGAACTCGTACGCAACCCGATCGCGTACATCTCCAAGCGCTGGACGCCCGCACCTGCCACGGTCAGGCGCGCCGCTCTCTCGGCGCTCGTGATGAGCGTCGTCATCATCGTGACCGGCGGCGCCGTGCGGCTGACCAGCTCCGGACTGGGCTGCGACACCTGGCCCAAGTGCAGCAGCGACAGCCTGTACGCCACGGCCGAGATGGGCGTGCACGGGGCGATCGAGTTCGGCAACCGCATGCTGACGTACGTGCTGAGCGCCGCCGTCGGCTGGGCCATCGTCGCGACGCGCGCCGCGAAGCCGCGCCGCCGCGGCCTCAGCCGCCTGGCCTGGTCGCAGTTCTGGCTCGTGATGGGCAACGCCGTCATCGGCGGCGTCACCGTGCTGACGGGGCTCAATCCGTACACGGTTGCTGGGCACTTCCTTCTGGCCACCGGGCTCCTCACCGTCGCCACCCTGACCTGGCTGCGCGCCGGTGAAGGTGACACGGATCCGCGGCCGCTCGCGGGCATCACTGTGAGGAAGCTGGTGCGGGCGCTGACCGTCACGGCGGCCCTGCTGGTGGCGGCCGGCACCGTCGTCACGGGCTCGGGGCCGCACGCGGGCGACAGCAGCAAGGTGCCTCGCATGCCCGTCGATCCGGAGACGGCCACACAGGTGCACGCCGCGCTGGCTTGGATCGTGGTCGCACTGACGCTGGCGGTGTGGCTCCTGCTGCGCGCGTTCGACGCCCCGTCGGGCCCGCGGCGACGCACGCGTGAGTTTCTGACCGTCCTGCTCGCGCAGGGGGTCATCGGCTACGTGCAGTACTTCACGGACCTGCCCGAAGTGCTGGTGGGGCTGCACCTGTTGGGTGCGGCGCTGGTGTGGATCGCGGCGTTGCGGCTGCTGCTGTCGCTGCGCGAGCGCGGACTGCCCCCGGGCGTCACCGACGTCGCGCGGGCGACCGACGGCACCGAGAACCGGTCAATCGAGGCCCCGACCCGCGCCGCGGTGGCCCGGATTCCCGGCCCTGCCGCGGCGGACGACGAGCCGGACCGGACCGCCACCGTTACCGAGCCCCGCTGA
- the tkt gene encoding transketolase encodes MSTKPTTADLEWTDLDQRAVDTVRVLAMDSVQKVGNGHPGTAMALAPAAYLVFQKLMRHDPSDPDWPGRDRFVLSVGHSSLTLYIQLYLAGYGLELDDLKSFRTWESKTPGHPEHGHTVGVETTTGPLGQGVANAVGMAMAARYERGLYDPETPAGESPFDHTIWTFASDGDLQEGVSGEASSLAGHQKLGNLVVMWDDNHISIEGDTETAFSEDVVKRYEAYGWHVQRVDQLPNGDLDPKALYKAFKAAKAETSRPSFIAVRSIIAWPAPDAQNTGAAHGAALGEEEVAKTKKVLGFDPEQHFQVGKDVLEHTRNAWDRGREARTAWDKQYAEWRSANPERAAEFDRIRAGDLPDGWEKAVPSFEAGKDMATRKASGAVLKALGPKIPELWGGSADLAGSNNTSFEESSFLPEGNPLPGADRYGRTVHFGIREHSMGATMNGIALHGNTRVYGGTFLTFSDYMRPAVRLAALMQAPVTYVWTHDSIGLGEDGPTHQPVEQLPALRAIPGLNIVRPADANETAIAWAEILRRHAERPAPHGLALTRQNVPTYEPNHEAAMGGYVMFEADGGEPQVILIGTGSEVQLAVEARDVLQAEGVRTRVVSMPSVEWFEEQDQAYKDTVLLPTVRARVAVEAAVGLTWHRYVGDAGRIVSLEHYGASADYKTLYREFGLTAEAVVTAARESLEAASR; translated from the coding sequence GTGAGCACGAAGCCGACCACCGCAGACCTCGAATGGACCGATCTGGACCAGCGGGCTGTCGACACCGTCCGGGTCCTCGCCATGGATTCAGTGCAGAAGGTCGGCAACGGCCACCCCGGCACGGCCATGGCACTCGCACCGGCGGCCTACCTGGTCTTCCAGAAGCTGATGCGTCACGACCCTTCCGACCCCGACTGGCCGGGCCGTGACCGGTTCGTACTCTCCGTCGGCCACTCCAGCCTGACGCTCTACATCCAGCTCTACCTCGCCGGTTACGGCCTCGAGCTGGACGACCTCAAGAGCTTCCGCACGTGGGAGAGCAAGACGCCCGGCCACCCCGAACACGGGCACACCGTCGGCGTCGAGACGACGACCGGCCCGCTGGGCCAGGGCGTCGCCAACGCCGTGGGCATGGCGATGGCCGCCCGCTACGAGCGCGGCCTCTACGACCCGGAGACGCCCGCCGGCGAATCGCCGTTCGACCACACCATCTGGACGTTCGCCAGCGACGGCGACCTCCAGGAAGGCGTCTCGGGCGAGGCCTCCTCCCTCGCGGGCCACCAGAAGCTGGGCAACCTCGTCGTGATGTGGGACGACAACCACATCTCCATCGAGGGCGACACGGAGACGGCCTTCTCCGAGGACGTGGTGAAGCGGTACGAGGCCTACGGCTGGCACGTGCAGCGCGTCGACCAGCTGCCCAACGGCGACCTCGACCCCAAGGCCCTCTACAAGGCGTTCAAGGCGGCGAAGGCCGAGACTTCGCGTCCGTCCTTCATCGCCGTGCGCTCGATCATCGCCTGGCCCGCGCCCGATGCTCAGAACACCGGTGCGGCTCACGGCGCGGCGCTCGGCGAGGAAGAGGTCGCCAAGACCAAGAAGGTCCTCGGCTTCGACCCCGAGCAGCACTTCCAGGTCGGCAAGGACGTCCTTGAGCACACGCGCAACGCCTGGGACCGCGGCCGCGAGGCGCGCACCGCCTGGGACAAGCAATACGCCGAGTGGCGTTCGGCGAACCCCGAGCGTGCCGCCGAGTTCGACCGCATCCGCGCCGGCGACCTGCCGGACGGCTGGGAGAAGGCAGTGCCCTCCTTCGAGGCGGGCAAGGACATGGCCACGCGGAAGGCCTCGGGCGCCGTACTCAAGGCCCTCGGCCCGAAGATCCCAGAGCTGTGGGGCGGCTCGGCCGACCTGGCGGGCTCCAACAACACCTCGTTCGAGGAGAGTTCCTTCCTTCCGGAGGGCAACCCGCTGCCGGGCGCGGACCGTTACGGCCGCACGGTGCACTTCGGCATCCGCGAGCACTCGATGGGCGCGACCATGAACGGCATCGCGCTGCACGGCAACACCCGCGTCTACGGCGGGACCTTCCTGACCTTCTCGGACTACATGCGTCCGGCGGTGCGTCTCGCGGCGCTGATGCAGGCGCCCGTGACGTACGTGTGGACGCACGACTCGATCGGTCTCGGCGAGGACGGCCCGACGCACCAGCCCGTCGAGCAGCTGCCCGCGCTGCGCGCCATCCCGGGCCTGAACATCGTCCGTCCGGCCGACGCGAACGAGACGGCGATCGCCTGGGCCGAGATCCTGCGCCGCCACGCCGAAAGGCCCGCACCGCACGGCCTGGCGCTCACCCGGCAGAACGTTCCGACCTACGAGCCCAACCACGAGGCCGCTATGGGCGGTTACGTGATGTTCGAGGCCGACGGCGGCGAGCCGCAGGTGATCCTCATCGGCACCGGCTCCGAGGTGCAGCTGGCCGTCGAGGCGCGCGATGTCCTCCAGGCGGAGGGTGTGCGTACGCGGGTCGTGTCCATGCCGTCCGTCGAGTGGTTCGAGGAGCAGGACCAGGCGTACAAGGACACCGTGCTGCTGCCGACCGTGCGGGCGCGGGTGGCGGTCGAAGCGGCCGTCGGTCTGACCTGGCACCGGTACGTCGGTGACGCGGGGCGGATCGTCTCGCTGGAGCACTACGGCGCGTCCGCCGACTACAAGACGCTCTACCGGGAGTTCGGCCTCACTGCCGAGGCGGTCGTCACGGCCGCGCGGGAGTCACTCGAAGCCGCGTCCCGCTGA
- the opcA gene encoding glucose-6-phosphate dehydrogenase assembly protein OpcA: MNIDLTDTNSSQINTTLVQARRSIGSPAVGMVLTLVIVTDEGNHYDALKAASEASKEHPSRILVVIRRPGRSPRDRAMARLDAEVRVGSDSGTGETVLLRLHGELASHAYSVVLPLLLPDAPVVVWWPDDAPEHPSDDKLGTLGQRRITDAAAAEDPVGELKLRGETYAPGDTDLSWTRLTPWRSVLAAGLDQQSLKVRSAVVEGEGHNPSAELLGMWLAERLRVPVERKVTDGPGITAVRMETADGAICLDRADGSLAELAVPGQPDRHVALHRRGMSELIAEELRRLDPDEAYASAVQSATKGSGKGKGRGAGTRTGGNGGGSGGSRKQTQAHPQAEEESAKQPAAAKKAAKSTAKRAAKK, from the coding sequence ATGAACATCGACCTCACGGACACCAATTCCAGCCAGATCAACACCACCCTCGTCCAGGCACGGCGCTCGATCGGCTCCCCCGCCGTCGGCATGGTCCTCACGCTGGTGATCGTCACCGACGAGGGCAACCACTACGACGCTCTGAAGGCGGCGAGCGAGGCGTCGAAGGAACACCCCTCGCGCATCCTGGTCGTCATCCGCCGTCCCGGCCGCTCGCCGCGCGACCGCGCGATGGCCAGGCTCGACGCCGAGGTGCGGGTGGGCAGCGACTCCGGCACGGGCGAGACCGTACTGCTGCGTCTGCACGGCGAGTTGGCCTCGCACGCCTACAGCGTCGTGCTGCCGCTGCTGCTGCCGGACGCACCCGTCGTGGTCTGGTGGCCGGACGACGCCCCGGAGCATCCCTCGGACGACAAGCTCGGCACGCTCGGACAGCGCCGCATCACCGACGCGGCCGCCGCGGAGGACCCGGTCGGCGAGCTGAAACTGCGCGGCGAGACGTACGCGCCCGGCGACACCGACCTGTCGTGGACGCGGCTGACGCCCTGGCGCAGCGTGCTCGCGGCGGGCCTGGACCAGCAGTCCCTGAAGGTGCGTTCGGCCGTGGTCGAGGGCGAGGGGCACAACCCCTCGGCGGAGCTGCTCGGGATGTGGCTGGCCGAGCGACTGCGGGTGCCCGTCGAACGCAAGGTCACCGACGGCCCCGGCATCACGGCCGTACGGATGGAAACCGCCGACGGCGCGATCTGCCTGGACCGCGCGGACGGCTCGCTGGCCGAACTGGCCGTACCGGGACAGCCGGACCGGCATGTGGCACTGCACCGGCGGGGCATGTCCGAGCTGATCGCGGAGGAACTGCGCCGCCTGGACCCGGACGAGGCGTACGCGTCGGCCGTGCAGTCCGCCACGAAGGGATCCGGCAAGGGCAAAGGCAGGGGCGCCGGAACGCGGACGGGCGGAAACGGTGGCGGCAGCGGCGGCAGCCGCAAGCAGACGCAGGCACACCCGCAGGCGGAGGAGGAGTCGGCG